The following are from one region of the Clostridiisalibacter paucivorans DSM 22131 genome:
- a CDS encoding diol dehydratase small subunit, producing MNNEKMIEEIVKEVMMSMGGNIEEKVESKSDSKNLNSDINPNRDYPLAKKRPELVKTPTDKKLDDITLGGVLEGKINANDVRIAPETLEIQAQVAEGVGRDAFAKNLRRAAELIAVPDDRILAIYNALRPNRSTKSELLEIADELKNEYGAVINSDFVKEAAEVYEKRGMLIKE from the coding sequence ATGAATAATGAAAAAATGATAGAGGAAATTGTAAAAGAAGTAATGATGTCAATGGGTGGAAATATAGAAGAGAAAGTAGAATCTAAGTCTGATAGCAAGAATCTAAATAGTGATATAAATCCAAATAGAGATTATCCATTGGCTAAAAAAAGACCAGAGCTAGTTAAAACACCTACAGATAAAAAGTTAGACGATATAACATTGGGCGGAGTGTTAGAAGGAAAAATAAATGCTAATGATGTGAGGATAGCACCAGAGACTTTGGAGATTCAAGCACAAGTTGCTGAAGGAGTAGGCAGAGATGCCTTTGCTAAAAATTTGAGAAGAGCAGCAGAGCTTATAGCAGTACCAGATGATAGGATATTAGCTATATACAATGCCCTTAGACCTAATCGTTCTACTAAATCAGAGCTTTTAGAGATAGCTGATGAATTGAAAAATGAATACGGTGCAGTAATAAATAGTGATTTTGTAAAAGAAGCGGCAGAAGTGTATGAGAAAAGGGGCATGCTTATAAAGGAATAG
- a CDS encoding EutN/CcmL family microcompartment protein, producing the protein MYIGKIIGVVVSTTKDQGLVGKKLLIVQPIDTKNNPIGNCEVAIDSVGAGAGEVVLVATGSSARQIFNDEKSPIDRSIVAIIDNIEVTQ; encoded by the coding sequence ATGTATATAGGAAAAATAATAGGAGTGGTTGTATCTACCACTAAAGATCAGGGACTTGTAGGAAAAAAACTTTTAATAGTACAACCAATAGATACTAAAAACAATCCCATAGGAAATTGTGAAGTAGCCATAGATTCCGTAGGGGCAGGTGCTGGAGAAGTTGTACTGGTAGCTACTGGGAGTTCTGCAAGGCAGATTTTCAATGATGAAAAATCTCCAATAGATAGATCAATAGTGGCTATAATTGATAACATTGAAGTTACTCAATAA
- a CDS encoding diol dehydratase reactivase subunit alpha, whose amino-acid sequence MKLIAGIDIGNATTETAIAKIYDNDVEFISSGIVETTGIKGTRENIHGVFASLKQALKKGKVDIEDLDLVRINEAAPVIGDVAMETITETIITESTMIGHNPSTPGGIGLGVGYTINIKNIKNMTEKKPLIVIVPKEVDFLQASSIINEAIESGMDIQGAIVQSDDGVLINNRISKVIPIVDEVALIEKVHEGVKTAIEVAPVGGVVEVLSNPFGIATEFGLDSQETKMIVPIARALIGNRSAVVIKTPKGDVKERKIPSGKINVLGKKRKMDIDVDEGASAIMDVLRECNPIEDIKGEPGTNAGGMLEKVRQVMANLTSHHPNSIKIQDLLAVDTFVPQKVKGGLAGEFSMENAVGIAAMVKSDKLQMQMIADELEKEIGIEVEVGGIEADMAIRGALTTPGSNTPLAILDMGAGSTDASLISRDMEITSMHLAGAGNMVTMLINTELGLEDKDLAEDIKKYPLAKVESLFHIRHEDGSVEFFENQLDPKVFARVVILKEENMIPIPINESLEKIKMVRKASKKKVFVTNAIRALKMVSTTGNIRDIDYVVLLGGSALDFEIPQLVTDSLAQYGIVSGRANIRGIEGPRNAVATGLVLSYGEVKANE is encoded by the coding sequence ATGAAATTAATAGCAGGTATAGATATTGGAAATGCCACCACAGAAACAGCCATAGCTAAAATTTATGACAACGATGTGGAATTTATATCCAGTGGAATAGTTGAAACCACAGGTATAAAGGGAACTAGAGAAAATATTCATGGGGTATTTGCCTCCCTTAAGCAAGCATTAAAAAAGGGTAAAGTAGATATTGAAGATTTAGATTTAGTTAGAATAAATGAGGCAGCGCCAGTAATTGGTGATGTGGCAATGGAAACTATTACTGAAACTATAATTACTGAATCTACAATGATTGGACATAATCCATCCACACCTGGGGGAATAGGTCTAGGTGTGGGATATACAATAAATATAAAAAATATAAAGAATATGACAGAGAAAAAGCCTCTGATAGTAATAGTGCCAAAAGAAGTGGATTTTTTACAGGCTTCGTCCATTATCAATGAGGCCATAGAAAGTGGCATGGATATACAAGGAGCTATAGTACAGAGTGATGATGGTGTCCTTATAAATAATAGAATATCTAAGGTTATTCCTATAGTAGATGAGGTAGCCTTGATAGAGAAGGTACATGAAGGAGTAAAGACAGCTATAGAGGTAGCACCAGTTGGTGGAGTAGTGGAAGTTCTTTCTAACCCCTTTGGTATAGCAACAGAGTTTGGTCTTGACTCCCAAGAGACTAAAATGATAGTGCCTATAGCTAGAGCCCTTATAGGAAATAGATCAGCTGTAGTAATAAAGACCCCTAAAGGGGATGTAAAGGAGCGAAAAATTCCTTCAGGGAAGATAAATGTATTGGGAAAAAAGAGAAAAATGGATATAGATGTAGATGAAGGTGCATCGGCAATAATGGATGTATTAAGGGAATGTAACCCCATAGAAGATATAAAAGGAGAACCGGGTACCAATGCAGGAGGCATGTTAGAGAAAGTAAGACAGGTAATGGCTAATCTTACTAGTCATCATCCCAATAGTATAAAGATACAAGACTTATTGGCAGTAGATACCTTTGTACCACAAAAGGTAAAGGGAGGTCTTGCAGGAGAGTTTTCCATGGAAAATGCAGTAGGTATTGCAGCGATGGTAAAGTCGGATAAATTACAAATGCAGATGATAGCAGATGAATTGGAAAAAGAGATAGGCATTGAAGTTGAAGTTGGTGGAATAGAGGCAGATATGGCCATAAGAGGTGCCCTTACTACACCAGGGAGTAATACACCATTGGCTATATTGGATATGGGAGCAGGTTCCACAGACGCATCATTGATAAGTAGGGACATGGAAATAACATCTATGCATTTGGCTGGTGCGGGAAATATGGTAACCATGCTTATAAATACTGAATTGGGATTAGAAGATAAAGATTTAGCTGAAGATATCAAAAAATACCCCCTTGCTAAAGTAGAAAGTCTTTTTCATATAAGACATGAAGACGGATCGGTGGAGTTTTTTGAAAATCAATTGGATCCTAAAGTTTTTGCGAGAGTAGTAATACTGAAGGAAGAAAATATGATTCCTATCCCTATAAATGAGTCCTTAGAAAAGATAAAGATGGTCAGAAAGGCTTCTAAGAAAAAGGTGTTTGTGACCAATGCTATAAGGGCCCTTAAGATGGTAAGCACAACGGGAAATATAAGAGATATTGACTATGTAGTATTGCTGGGAGGTTCAGCACTGGATTTTGAAATTCCTCAATTAGTTACTGATAGTTTAGCCCAATATGGAATAGTATCGGGCAGGGCAAATATAAGAGGTATAGAGGGTCCCAGAAATGCAGTAGCTACAGGGTTGGTATTGTCATATGGAGAAGTGAAAGCAAATGAATAA
- a CDS encoding propanediol/glycerol family dehydratase large subunit, whose translation MKRSKRFEILEQREVNKDGFVKEWPEVGLIAMNGPNDPKPSIKIENGKVVELDGKTRNDFDMIDIFVADYAINLDKAVEVMGKDSTELAKMIVNVDVPREEIIKLTTAMTPAKIVDVVEQMNVVEMMMALQKMRARKTPSNQCHVTNVKDNPVQIAADAAEAALRGFDEMETTVAVARYAPLNALALLTGAQVGRAGILTQCAVEEATELELGMRGLTCYAETVSVYGTESVFVDGDDTPWSKGFLASAYASRGLKMRFTSGTGSEVLMGYAEGKSMLYLEARCIYVTRGAGVQGLQNGSISCIGVPGSVPSGIRAVLAENLITTMLDMEVASGNDQTFSHSPMRRTARTLMQMLPGTDFIFSGYSAVPNYDNMFAGSNFDAEDFDDYNIIQRDLKVDGGLKPVSEKEIVSIRNKAAKAIQAVFKGLGLPQITDEEVEAATYAHGSKDMPERDMVQDIKAAEEMMKRGITGIDVVKALHENGFEDISQRVLNMLKQRVSGDYLHTSSIIDSDFNVISAVNDRNDYMGPGTGYRLSEERWNEIKDIPNAKSPEDFE comes from the coding sequence ATGAAGAGGTCAAAACGATTTGAAATATTGGAACAAAGAGAAGTAAATAAAGACGGATTTGTAAAAGAATGGCCTGAAGTTGGATTGATAGCCATGAATGGTCCTAATGATCCAAAGCCAAGTATAAAAATAGAGAATGGAAAAGTAGTAGAATTAGACGGAAAAACTAGAAACGACTTTGATATGATAGATATATTTGTTGCTGATTATGCTATAAATTTAGATAAAGCAGTTGAAGTTATGGGAAAAGATTCAACTGAATTGGCAAAGATGATTGTGAATGTTGATGTGCCTAGGGAAGAAATAATTAAATTAACTACAGCTATGACACCAGCTAAGATTGTAGATGTGGTTGAGCAAATGAATGTAGTTGAAATGATGATGGCATTACAAAAGATGAGGGCAAGAAAAACACCTTCAAACCAATGCCATGTAACCAATGTAAAGGATAACCCTGTACAGATTGCAGCCGATGCAGCAGAGGCAGCATTGAGGGGATTCGATGAGATGGAAACTACAGTTGCTGTGGCCAGATATGCACCATTAAATGCATTGGCGTTATTGACAGGAGCACAGGTTGGAAGGGCAGGTATATTGACCCAATGTGCTGTTGAGGAAGCTACAGAGTTAGAACTTGGTATGAGAGGATTAACTTGTTATGCAGAGACTGTTTCTGTATATGGAACTGAAAGTGTTTTTGTGGATGGAGATGATACGCCTTGGTCTAAGGGATTCTTGGCATCTGCATATGCATCTAGAGGACTTAAGATGAGATTTACATCAGGTACTGGTTCAGAAGTATTGATGGGTTATGCAGAAGGTAAATCTATGCTTTACCTTGAGGCAAGATGTATATATGTTACTAGAGGAGCAGGAGTACAAGGTCTACAAAATGGTTCCATTAGTTGTATAGGGGTTCCGGGCTCAGTACCATCAGGAATCAGAGCTGTATTGGCAGAAAATCTTATAACAACAATGCTAGACATGGAAGTTGCATCAGGAAATGACCAAACTTTCTCCCATTCACCAATGAGAAGAACTGCAAGGACACTTATGCAAATGTTACCAGGAACAGACTTTATTTTCTCAGGATATAGTGCTGTGCCTAATTATGACAATATGTTTGCTGGTTCAAATTTCGATGCTGAAGACTTTGATGACTATAATATTATCCAAAGGGATTTAAAGGTAGATGGAGGATTGAAGCCTGTATCTGAAAAAGAAATTGTAAGTATAAGAAATAAAGCTGCTAAGGCAATTCAAGCTGTATTTAAAGGATTGGGATTGCCACAAATAACAGATGAAGAAGTAGAAGCTGCTACTTATGCCCATGGAAGTAAAGACATGCCAGAAAGGGATATGGTACAGGATATAAAGGCTGCTGAAGAGATGATGAAAAGAGGAATAACAGGTATAGATGTAGTGAAGGCACTTCATGAAAATGGATTTGAAGATATATCACAAAGGGTTCTTAATATGTTAAAACAAAGGGTTTCTGGAGATTATCTTCATACATCATCAATAATAGACAGCGATTTTAATGTAATAAGTGCAGTTAACGATCGCAATGATTATATGGGACCAGGAACGGGATATAGACTCAGTGAAGAGAGATGGAATGAAATAAAAGACATCCCTAATGCCAAGAGTCCAGAGGATTTTGAATAG
- a CDS encoding BMC domain-containing protein, whose amino-acid sequence MYKFALGMIETVGLAAGIEAADTAVKSANIKLLGYELTRGGGLVTVKIAGDVGAVKAAVEAGSIAAEKVNKVWSKLVIPRPHDEIQGLIKSMETVGLCNDETEKKEKKSEKEDKEIEEEHKEVETINIKEVETSENQQKKEKIEQEPLVEEDLNEENNKKKEDICNLCGDPKCPRKKGESRSLCIHNKNKRRN is encoded by the coding sequence TTGTATAAATTTGCACTGGGTATGATAGAAACAGTTGGCTTAGCAGCAGGAATAGAGGCTGCCGATACTGCAGTTAAATCTGCAAATATTAAGCTCTTGGGATATGAGTTGACAAGAGGTGGTGGTCTTGTAACAGTAAAGATTGCAGGAGATGTGGGAGCAGTAAAGGCCGCAGTTGAAGCGGGCAGCATTGCTGCTGAAAAAGTTAATAAAGTATGGAGCAAGCTTGTTATACCTAGACCCCATGATGAAATACAAGGATTGATTAAAAGTATGGAAACTGTTGGTTTATGTAATGATGAGACAGAAAAAAAAGAAAAGAAGTCAGAAAAAGAAGATAAAGAAATTGAAGAAGAACACAAAGAAGTTGAAACTATTAACATAAAAGAGGTTGAGACATCAGAAAATCAACAGAAAAAAGAGAAAATAGAACAGGAACCTTTAGTAGAAGAAGATTTAAATGAAGAAAATAATAAAAAAAAAGAAGATATCTGTAATCTCTGTGGGGATCCGAAATGCCCTAGAAAAAAGGGAGAATCCAGATCTCTTTGCATACACAACAAAAATAAAAGGAGGAATTAA
- a CDS encoding cob(I)yrinic acid a,c-diamide adenosyltransferase, with protein sequence MGRIYTKTGDRGDTGLFGGSRVNKDNLKVECYGTVDEANSMIGVAYSLVKNREIKDELREIQKRLFIVGAEIASDANGVEKLTDKISQRDVELLEETIDIHTAEVEPQDGFVIPGGAVSASTLHMARTVVRRAERLVVSLDNQVEINSNIKKYLNRLSDVLFIMARVEEKYNFIQEVKSRVLDRLKDNTIEWNLSLKLSKKMAEAAERKAIEIGVPVVFTVMDAGGNIVLVHRMEDSLLASLDISMNKAYTSLSLKMSTDKVANIVKEDSNLYGIQWSNKGRIVPFGGGYPLKHKGKIIGGIGVSGGTVEQDVKVALNALKVFEIERS encoded by the coding sequence TTGGGAAGGATATATACCAAAACTGGTGACAGAGGAGACACTGGTTTGTTTGGAGGTAGTAGAGTTAATAAGGACAACCTAAAAGTTGAGTGCTATGGAACAGTAGATGAAGCCAATTCTATGATTGGAGTAGCGTATTCGCTAGTAAAGAATAGAGAAATAAAAGATGAATTGAGAGAAATACAGAAGAGATTATTTATTGTGGGAGCTGAAATTGCCAGTGATGCCAATGGTGTAGAAAAACTTACCGATAAAATATCTCAGAGAGATGTAGAGTTATTGGAAGAGACTATAGATATACACACAGCAGAGGTTGAACCGCAAGATGGTTTTGTAATACCTGGGGGAGCCGTTTCAGCATCGACGCTGCACATGGCTAGGACCGTAGTTAGGAGAGCAGAGAGGCTCGTAGTTTCCCTGGATAATCAGGTTGAAATCAATAGCAATATAAAAAAATATTTAAATAGATTATCTGATGTATTATTCATAATGGCAAGGGTAGAGGAAAAATATAACTTTATTCAAGAAGTAAAATCAAGGGTACTAGATAGACTTAAAGATAATACAATAGAATGGAATTTGAGCTTGAAACTTAGCAAAAAGATGGCAGAGGCAGCAGAGAGAAAGGCAATAGAAATAGGAGTGCCTGTGGTATTTACTGTGATGGATGCAGGAGGAAATATAGTATTAGTTCATAGGATGGAAGACTCTTTGTTGGCAAGCCTAGATATATCTATGAATAAGGCATATACATCGTTGTCTCTAAAAATGTCCACTGATAAAGTTGCCAATATAGTAAAAGAAGACAGTAATTTATATGGCATACAGTGGAGTAATAAAGGCAGAATAGTTCCCTTTGGTGGAGGTTATCCATTGAAGCACAAAGGAAAAATTATTGGGGGAATAGGCGTAAGTGGCGGCACAGTTGAACAGGATGTTAAGGTAGCATTAAATGCATTAAAGGTATTTGAGATTGAAAGGAGTTAA
- the eutJ gene encoding ethanolamine utilization protein EutJ — protein MNLSNVNEYIEKFNKLIMNKESKFEEGNLKVGIDLGTANIVLAVVDEAGNPIAGASREAKVVKDGLVVDYVKAIDIVRELKAEVEDILGEDIKEAAVAIPPGTLKGNTKAIANVVESVGIEVINVVDEPTAAASVLKITDGAVVDVGGGTTGISVLKDGKVIYVADEPTGGTHMTLVLAGSYRLSFDEAENIKREAKREKEVFTVVKPVVEKMADIVKRHLSNYPVDKIYIVGGACSFSEFEDVFTKYIGTESVKPSMPLLVTPLGIALNCNRDGE, from the coding sequence ATGAATCTTTCAAATGTAAATGAATACATTGAAAAATTTAATAAACTGATAATGAACAAAGAGAGTAAATTTGAAGAGGGTAATCTAAAGGTAGGAATAGATTTGGGAACAGCTAATATAGTATTGGCAGTGGTAGATGAGGCAGGAAACCCCATAGCAGGAGCATCTAGAGAAGCAAAGGTAGTAAAGGATGGACTAGTAGTAGATTACGTGAAGGCCATAGATATAGTCAGGGAATTGAAGGCAGAGGTAGAAGATATTTTGGGAGAAGATATAAAAGAGGCAGCAGTAGCCATTCCCCCAGGAACCTTGAAAGGCAATACAAAGGCTATAGCCAATGTAGTGGAATCTGTAGGTATAGAAGTTATAAATGTAGTAGACGAACCCACAGCAGCAGCATCAGTATTAAAGATTACCGATGGAGCAGTTGTAGATGTAGGGGGAGGTACTACAGGTATAAGTGTATTGAAGGATGGAAAAGTAATATATGTAGCTGATGAACCCACAGGTGGGACCCATATGACTTTGGTGTTAGCTGGTAGTTATAGGCTTTCCTTTGATGAGGCAGAAAATATAAAAAGAGAGGCTAAAAGGGAGAAGGAAGTATTTACAGTAGTAAAACCAGTGGTGGAAAAAATGGCTGATATAGTAAAGAGGCATCTATCCAATTACCCTGTGGACAAGATATATATAGTTGGAGGGGCATGTAGCTTCAGTGAATTTGAAGATGTGTTTACAAAGTATATAGGGACAGAAAGTGTAAAACCATCGATGCCCCTTTTAGTTACTCCCCTAGGTATAGCATTAAATTGTAATAGGGATGGTGAATAG
- the pduA gene encoding propanediol utilization microcompartment protein PduA, giving the protein MGEALGMIETKGLVGAIEAADAMTKSANVTLIGYEKIGSGLVTVMVRGDVGAVKASTDAGASAAERVGELVSVHVIPRPHMDTERILPKVDKE; this is encoded by the coding sequence ATGGGTGAAGCATTAGGAATGATAGAGACAAAAGGATTGGTAGGAGCAATAGAGGCAGCAGATGCAATGACAAAATCAGCAAATGTTACATTAATAGGATATGAAAAGATAGGCTCAGGATTAGTTACAGTAATGGTAAGGGGAGATGTGGGAGCAGTAAAGGCATCTACAGATGCAGGAGCTTCTGCAGCAGAAAGAGTTGGAGAATTGGTATCTGTACATGTGATTCCAAGACCACATATGGACACAGAAAGAATTTTACCAAAGGTTGATAAAGAATAG
- the pduL gene encoding phosphate propanoyltransferase, translating to MTQIDRALIEKITEEVKRQIQKYETGIPVGVSNRHIHLSQQDLYRLFGDGYQLTKYKDLSQPGQFAAKETVTIIGPKGSFERVRILGPVREDTQIEISVSDGFKLGIIPIVKESGDIDGTPGVIIEGPKGKVQKDQGVIAALRHIHMPVDYAREHGFNNGDMVTVLTEGIRKTAFYNVLIRVSDKYNLEMHIDMDEANSSGLKNGDRVKIVKK from the coding sequence ATGACACAGATTGATAGGGCACTAATTGAAAAAATAACAGAAGAAGTAAAGAGACAGATACAGAAATATGAAACAGGTATCCCTGTGGGTGTATCCAATAGACATATACATCTTAGTCAGCAGGATTTATATAGGTTGTTTGGAGATGGGTATCAGCTAACTAAATATAAAGATTTAAGTCAGCCTGGACAATTTGCAGCTAAAGAGACAGTAACTATAATAGGGCCCAAGGGTAGCTTTGAAAGGGTTAGAATATTGGGCCCTGTAAGAGAAGATACCCAAATAGAAATATCTGTATCTGATGGATTCAAACTAGGAATAATTCCCATAGTTAAAGAGTCTGGAGATATTGATGGTACACCAGGAGTAATTATAGAAGGGCCTAAAGGAAAGGTTCAAAAAGACCAAGGAGTAATAGCGGCACTTAGACATATTCATATGCCTGTAGATTATGCCAGAGAACATGGCTTTAATAATGGAGATATGGTGACTGTATTGACAGAGGGAATAAGAAAGACTGCATTTTACAATGTATTGATAAGGGTTTCAGATAAATACAATCTGGAAATGCATATAGATATGGATGAAGCAAATTCTTCAGGGCTCAAGAACGGTGACAGGGTAAAGATAGTGAAAAAATAA
- a CDS encoding propanediol/glycerol family dehydratase medium subunit yields the protein MAVNEKIIKEIVDEVLKSLNSKDNNSSNISNKREDNCKDGLKLEVLGDAKKGTRNDEVVIGIAPAFGIYQNKTINKLPHDKVLRELIAGIEEEGLKARIVRVNRTSDVAFIGLDAAKLSGSGIGIGLQSKGTIIIHQKDLFPLTNLELFPQAPVITLDVYRSIGKNAAKYAKGESPNPVATINDQMARPKFQALAALLHIKETEHVDKNAKTQEIKFEI from the coding sequence ATGGCTGTTAATGAAAAAATTATTAAAGAGATAGTAGATGAAGTATTAAAGAGTTTAAATAGTAAAGATAATAATTCATCAAATATTAGCAATAAAAGAGAAGATAATTGTAAAGATGGATTGAAACTTGAAGTACTGGGAGATGCCAAAAAAGGTACTAGAAATGATGAGGTAGTTATAGGTATCGCTCCAGCATTTGGAATATATCAAAATAAAACTATAAATAAATTACCCCATGATAAAGTATTGAGAGAATTAATTGCTGGTATAGAAGAAGAGGGATTAAAGGCACGTATTGTAAGGGTTAATAGAACTTCAGATGTGGCATTTATAGGATTAGATGCTGCAAAGTTAAGTGGCTCAGGAATAGGTATAGGATTACAGTCTAAAGGAACTATTATTATTCACCAAAAAGATTTATTTCCATTAACTAATTTGGAATTATTCCCCCAAGCCCCAGTAATTACTTTAGATGTATATAGGTCTATAGGAAAGAATGCAGCTAAATATGCCAAAGGAGAGTCTCCAAACCCAGTAGCTACAATCAATGATCAAATGGCTAGACCAAAATTTCAGGCATTAGCGGCACTTTTGCACATAAAGGAAACAGAGCATGTGGATAAAAATGCTAAAACTCAAGAGATAAAATTTGAAATTTAA
- a CDS encoding flavoprotein, whose amino-acid sequence MGFDEMIEIIVKEVVKRINSEIQPPKKEALLIFTGAISGCNDALNALKKMGKEGYNFKVVLSESAQQILDQDKIKEELDVTDIYVDGTPENVDYLKRDIDKIVIPTLTRNSAAKIAMGISDTLATYLVSWGIMSNIPIVASIDGCNPQKSKSSAYRDMLNNNIEILKEYGIALKEAKDIYKCEKNIVQCEYKKEKEVFLEKKLITREDVINAKNNNQQILVSKNTIITQLATDIARQIGVTIKTTN is encoded by the coding sequence TTGGGTTTTGATGAAATGATAGAGATTATTGTAAAAGAAGTAGTAAAAAGAATAAATAGTGAAATACAGCCTCCAAAGAAAGAAGCATTGTTGATATTTACAGGTGCAATATCAGGATGTAATGATGCTTTAAATGCATTGAAAAAAATGGGTAAAGAGGGTTATAACTTTAAAGTAGTTTTATCTGAGAGTGCCCAGCAGATATTGGACCAAGATAAGATAAAAGAAGAGCTGGATGTGACAGATATATATGTGGATGGAACTCCAGAGAATGTAGACTATTTGAAAAGGGATATAGATAAAATAGTGATTCCTACATTGACCAGAAATTCTGCTGCAAAAATAGCAATGGGTATATCGGATACATTGGCCACATATCTAGTATCTTGGGGTATAATGTCAAATATCCCCATAGTGGCATCTATAGATGGATGTAATCCTCAAAAGAGTAAATCATCAGCTTATAGGGATATGCTTAATAACAATATAGAGATATTGAAGGAGTATGGAATAGCATTAAAAGAGGCTAAGGATATCTATAAATGTGAAAAAAATATTGTCCAATGTGAATATAAAAAAGAAAAAGAAGTCTTCTTAGAGAAGAAATTGATTACTAGAGAAGATGTGATAAATGCCAAAAATAATAATCAGCAAATATTAGTTTCTAAAAACACTATAATTACCCAACTTGCAACAGATATAGCTCGACAAATAGGAGTTACTATAAAAACCACAAATTAA
- a CDS encoding glycerol dehydratase reactivase beta/small subunit family protein, which yields MNNKPTINIYYSNSIKDDSSYTPLIWGIEEEGLPYQCASKDLNNAIELAYNAAESSRLSVGIGIDNTGDVVLHYQKLDKDKPLFKINIDEGSDYLRKLGANGARLIKGIPFKSFEDEDIEEKFENSLDTEKDNVKQENIDIKDIVTEVIKKLYGEGV from the coding sequence ATGAATAATAAACCTACTATAAATATATATTATTCAAATAGTATAAAAGACGATTCTTCATATACTCCATTAATATGGGGAATAGAAGAAGAGGGACTTCCCTATCAGTGTGCTTCTAAGGATTTAAATAATGCAATAGAATTGGCATATAATGCAGCAGAGAGTTCTAGATTAAGTGTTGGAATAGGCATAGATAATACTGGGGATGTGGTATTACATTATCAAAAATTAGATAAGGACAAGCCCTTATTTAAGATTAATATAGATGAAGGATCTGATTATCTAAGAAAATTAGGAGCCAATGGCGCTAGATTAATAAAAGGAATACCCTTTAAATCCTTTGAGGATGAAGATATTGAAGAAAAATTTGAGAATTCATTGGATACAGAAAAGGATAATGTGAAACAAGAAAATATAGATATAAAAGATATTGTAACGGAAGTGATAAAGAAACTATACGGTGAGGGGGTGTAA